Proteins encoded together in one Flavobacterium keumense window:
- the ytxJ gene encoding bacillithiol system redox-active protein YtxJ: MTLFTSIFGDSENKNFNPSKINWIPLTDLGQLNEIMELSYQQPVVIFKHSTRCNISRMALKQFENEFDLEGSVTLYFLDLLNHRDISNEIATRFEVYHQSPQLLLIKEGKSVYDVSHSAIDALELKERV; the protein is encoded by the coding sequence ATGACTTTATTTACTTCTATTTTTGGAGATTCAGAAAATAAAAATTTCAATCCATCTAAAATCAATTGGATTCCATTGACTGATTTGGGGCAATTGAATGAAATCATGGAATTGTCTTACCAACAACCGGTAGTGATTTTTAAGCATAGCACCCGATGCAACATTAGCCGTATGGCGTTGAAACAGTTTGAGAATGAATTTGATTTGGAAGGTAGTGTAACGCTTTATTTTTTGGATTTGTTGAATCACAGGGATATCTCAAATGAGATTGCAACTCGTTTTGAGGTGTACCACCAATCACCACAATTGCTTTTGATTAAAGAAGGAAAATCTGTCTACGATGTTTCGCATAGTGCTATTGACGCGCTGGAGTTAAAGGAGAGGGTGTAG
- the trpD gene encoding anthranilate phosphoribosyltransferase, translated as MKNILNRLINHEMLSKEEAKNVLVNISNGEYNTSQIASFLTVYMMRSISIQELAGFREALLDLCIRVDLSGYNTIDLCGTGGDGKDTFNISTLASFVAAGAGIKVAKHGNYGVSSISGSSNVMEKMGIKFSNDTSFLEKCMEKAGICILHAPLFHPAMKNVGPIRKELGVKTFFNMLGPMVNPAFPQNQLVGVFNLELARMYAYLYQNTDRNFTILHSLDGYDEVSLTCPTKCITNTKELMLNPDDFGVRLLAQTEIEGGKTIEESAQLFTDIISGKGTEAQNNVVCANAAMAIATVTQCSPLEGFELAKESLFSGKGLQSLQILQELSK; from the coding sequence ATGAAAAACATACTCAACAGATTAATCAATCACGAAATGCTCTCCAAAGAAGAGGCTAAAAACGTTTTGGTAAACATCTCCAACGGAGAATACAATACGAGCCAAATCGCTTCTTTCTTGACGGTGTATATGATGCGTAGCATTAGTATCCAAGAATTAGCCGGTTTTCGTGAAGCATTATTGGATTTGTGCATTCGTGTCGATTTATCAGGATATAACACCATTGATTTGTGCGGAACGGGTGGCGATGGAAAAGATACGTTTAACATTTCGACCTTGGCCTCTTTTGTAGCGGCTGGTGCGGGAATTAAAGTCGCTAAACATGGAAATTATGGCGTTTCGTCTATTTCAGGTTCCAGTAATGTGATGGAGAAAATGGGAATCAAATTCAGTAATGATACTAGTTTCTTAGAAAAATGTATGGAAAAAGCAGGCATCTGTATTTTGCACGCACCGCTATTTCACCCTGCTATGAAAAATGTGGGACCTATTCGAAAAGAGTTGGGCGTAAAAACCTTTTTCAATATGTTGGGACCTATGGTGAATCCGGCGTTTCCTCAAAATCAGTTGGTAGGAGTTTTTAACTTGGAGTTGGCTCGAATGTATGCGTATTTGTATCAAAACACCGATAGAAATTTCACGATTTTACATTCGTTAGACGGTTATGACGAAGTATCGTTAACCTGTCCAACCAAATGCATCACCAACACCAAAGAACTGATGCTCAATCCAGATGATTTTGGCGTTCGCCTTTTGGCACAAACCGAAATTGAAGGCGGAAAAACAATAGAGGAATCAGCGCAATTATTTACCGATATCATCTCTGGAAAAGGAACCGAAGCCCAAAACAATGTAGTCTGTGCCAATGCAGCTATGGCTATTGCTACGGTAACCCAATGCAGTCCGTTAGAAGGTTTTGAATTAGCCAAAGAGAGTCTATTCTCCGGAAAAGGATTGCAATCGTTGCAAATTTTACAGGAATTGAGCAAGTAA
- a CDS encoding DUF1349 domain-containing protein, whose protein sequence is MKKLLIVLLTLSMVYTATAQEPKAIHIKSIPHALRWENTPLSFSLDHNELVIVAGEKTDMFRDPNVTYNTDNAPKLLFKADEDFVLSTCIEHAFTNKWDGGAIVIKNDDLNWVKFCFEKDYTGAKRVVSVVTKNISDDCNSVEIDTTKVFYKIAKAANVITLYYSTNGIHWFLIRHLQFDAKTGFEVGFLAQSPVGSKCEVRFSNIQYQAKKIQDPYLGE, encoded by the coding sequence ATGAAAAAACTTTTAATTGTACTACTAACACTATCTATGGTATATACTGCAACAGCTCAAGAGCCGAAAGCAATTCATATCAAATCTATACCGCATGCATTGCGATGGGAAAATACCCCTTTGTCCTTCTCTTTAGATCATAACGAACTGGTAATTGTAGCCGGTGAAAAAACAGATATGTTTAGGGATCCTAATGTAACCTACAATACTGACAATGCTCCAAAGTTACTGTTCAAAGCCGATGAAGATTTTGTTCTTTCAACTTGTATTGAACATGCTTTTACTAATAAATGGGATGGCGGTGCAATTGTAATTAAAAATGACGATTTAAATTGGGTTAAATTTTGTTTTGAAAAAGACTATACAGGAGCTAAAAGAGTGGTAAGTGTTGTTACAAAAAATATATCTGACGATTGCAACTCGGTTGAAATTGATACAACTAAAGTCTTTTATAAAATAGCCAAAGCAGCTAATGTAATTACCCTATATTATTCAACAAATGGGATACATTGGTTCTTAATTAGACATTTACAATTTGATGCAAAAACAGGATTTGAAGTGGGTTTTTTGGCTCAATCTCCTGTGGGATCAAAATGCGAAGTGCGATTTTCAAACATTCAATACCAGGCAAAAAAAATACAAGACCCCTATCTAGGAGAATAA
- a CDS encoding restriction endonuclease, translating into MDRILWGKSYLKMGKFVSYPKRGLVQITEKGRKRLETGILSLSDLQNDLDFKSHRESIKNEKENTIELDTIRVDNSSPQDLIDSGFSTIETEVKNELLDKLKEINPYYFEKVILILLKKMGYGDFIETSKSGDGGIDGIINEDKLGLEKIYTQAKRYNENKIREKDIRNFIGAMSGDTRKGVFITTSSFDDSAIKKAREAHHTIILIDGIKLVELMHQYNVGVQVKTTYEVKEVDNDFFEED; encoded by the coding sequence ATTGACAGAATACTATGGGGTAAATCCTATCTTAAAATGGGGAAATTTGTTTCATACCCAAAAAGAGGCCTAGTTCAAATAACGGAAAAAGGGAGAAAAAGACTTGAGACTGGTATTTTAAGCTTAAGTGATCTTCAAAATGATTTGGACTTTAAAAGTCATCGTGAAAGTATTAAAAATGAAAAAGAGAATACAATTGAACTTGATACAATTAGGGTAGATAATTCTTCACCCCAAGATTTAATCGACTCTGGATTTTCAACAATTGAGACAGAAGTTAAAAACGAACTATTAGATAAACTTAAAGAGATAAATCCTTATTACTTTGAAAAAGTAATTTTAATCCTTTTGAAAAAAATGGGTTATGGTGATTTTATTGAAACTTCTAAATCTGGTGATGGAGGAATTGATGGAATCATTAATGAAGATAAATTAGGTTTAGAAAAAATATACACTCAAGCTAAACGTTATAACGAAAATAAGATTCGTGAGAAAGATATTAGAAATTTTATTGGTGCAATGAGTGGAGATACTAGAAAAGGGGTTTTTATAACAACATCATCCTTTGATGATTCTGCCATAAAAAAAGCAAGAGAAGCACATCATACAATTATATTAATTGATGGAATAAAGTTAGTTGAATTAATGCACCAATATAACGTAGGCGTACAAGTAAAAACTACTTACGAAGTTAAAGAAGTTGATAATGATTTCTTTGAGGAAGATTAA
- the clpB gene encoding ATP-dependent chaperone ClpB: MNINKFTTKSQEAIQLSQQLAQGLGQQQIENEHIFKALLEVDENVTPFLLKKLNVNVSLFKQILESTIQSFPKVSGGDIMLSRTANSTLNEAEILAGKMNDEFVSVEHLVLAIFGSKSKIAQILKDQGVTEKGLKAAIDEMRKGERVTSASAEETYNALNKYAKNLNDLARSGKLDPVIGRDEEIRRVLQILTRRTKNNPMLVGEPGVGKTAIAEGLAHRIVDGDVPENLKDKIIFSLDMGALIAGAKYKGEFEERLKSVVKEVTAAEGDIVLFIDEIHTLVGAGGGEGAMDAANILKPALARGELRAIGATTLDEYQKYFEKDKALERRFQKVMVEEPDTESAVSILRGIKEKYETHHKVQIKDEAIIAAVELSQRYITNRFLPDKAIDLMDEAASKLRMEINSKPEELDVLDRKIMQLEIEIEAIKREKDESKLKVLGMDLANLKEDRNEIYAKWKSEKDVVDNIQAVKTEIEDFKYEAERAERDGDYGKVAEIRYGKIKEAQERLDALVKQLQENQSGTSLIKEVVTREDIAEVVAKWTGIPVTKMLQGEREKLLKLEDELHKRVVGQEEAIEAVSDAVRRSRAGLQDMKKPVGTFLFLGTTGVGKTELAKALAEYLFDDENAMTRIDMSEYQERHSVSRLVGAPPGYVGYDEGGQLTEAVRRKPYSVILLDEIEKAHPDTFNILLQVLDEGRLTDNKGRLADFKNTIIIMTSNMGSQIIQDTFENLKGGIEAATESAKVEVLGLLKQTVRPEFINRIDEIVMFTPLTNDNIAQIVSLQLKSVTKMLAQQGITMDATPEAIEYLSQKGYDPQFGARPVKRVIQREVLNQLSKEILAGNIKTESIILLDAFDGQLVFRNQGELVS; encoded by the coding sequence ATGAACATTAATAAATTTACTACTAAATCGCAAGAAGCCATCCAACTTTCGCAACAGTTAGCGCAAGGTTTGGGGCAACAACAAATCGAAAACGAACATATTTTCAAAGCACTTTTAGAAGTCGATGAAAATGTAACGCCTTTTCTATTAAAAAAATTGAACGTGAATGTGTCGCTTTTCAAACAAATCTTGGAAAGCACCATTCAAAGTTTCCCTAAAGTTTCGGGTGGCGATATTATGTTATCCAGAACCGCAAATAGCACTTTGAACGAAGCCGAAATCTTGGCCGGAAAAATGAACGATGAATTCGTTTCGGTAGAACATTTAGTATTGGCTATTTTTGGTTCCAAAAGTAAAATTGCCCAAATTTTAAAAGACCAAGGCGTAACCGAAAAAGGACTAAAAGCAGCCATTGACGAAATGAGAAAAGGCGAAAGAGTGACCTCTGCCTCTGCCGAAGAAACCTACAACGCCTTAAACAAATACGCTAAAAACCTGAACGATTTAGCTCGAAGTGGCAAATTGGATCCTGTTATTGGTCGTGACGAAGAAATCCGTCGTGTGCTGCAAATTCTAACCAGACGAACTAAAAACAACCCGATGTTAGTGGGTGAACCTGGCGTGGGTAAAACTGCTATTGCAGAAGGTTTAGCGCATCGAATTGTAGATGGTGACGTACCTGAAAACTTGAAAGATAAAATCATCTTCTCACTCGATATGGGCGCCTTGATTGCGGGTGCCAAGTACAAAGGTGAATTTGAAGAACGTTTAAAATCAGTGGTGAAAGAAGTCACTGCTGCCGAAGGCGATATTGTTCTTTTCATTGACGAAATCCACACGCTCGTGGGTGCCGGAGGTGGAGAAGGCGCTATGGATGCAGCTAATATTCTAAAACCGGCTTTGGCTCGTGGCGAATTACGCGCGATTGGGGCAACGACTTTGGACGAATACCAAAAATATTTTGAAAAAGACAAAGCGCTCGAAAGACGTTTCCAAAAAGTGATGGTGGAAGAACCGGATACCGAAAGTGCCGTTTCTATCTTGCGCGGTATCAAAGAAAAATACGAAACGCACCACAAAGTGCAAATCAAAGATGAGGCGATTATTGCCGCGGTAGAATTATCGCAACGCTATATTACCAACCGTTTTTTACCCGATAAAGCCATTGATTTAATGGACGAAGCGGCTTCTAAATTGCGTATGGAAATCAATTCAAAACCAGAAGAGTTGGACGTTTTGGATCGAAAAATCATGCAATTAGAAATCGAAATTGAAGCCATCAAGCGTGAAAAAGACGAAAGCAAACTAAAAGTCTTAGGCATGGATTTGGCCAACCTAAAAGAAGACCGCAACGAAATTTATGCGAAATGGAAATCAGAAAAAGATGTGGTGGATAACATCCAAGCCGTTAAAACCGAAATTGAAGATTTCAAATACGAAGCCGAACGCGCCGAGCGTGATGGCGACTATGGAAAAGTAGCCGAAATTCGTTACGGAAAAATCAAAGAAGCCCAGGAACGTTTGGACGCTTTGGTTAAACAATTGCAAGAAAATCAGTCGGGAACTTCATTGATAAAAGAAGTAGTTACCCGAGAAGATATTGCCGAAGTAGTCGCTAAATGGACGGGGATTCCGGTTACCAAAATGTTGCAAGGCGAAAGAGAAAAACTCTTGAAATTAGAAGACGAATTACACAAACGCGTCGTAGGTCAAGAAGAAGCCATTGAAGCGGTAAGTGATGCCGTGCGTAGAAGTCGCGCCGGTTTACAAGACATGAAAAAACCTGTTGGTACTTTTCTTTTCTTGGGAACAACGGGAGTTGGTAAAACGGAATTGGCGAAAGCCTTAGCTGAATACCTTTTTGACGATGAAAATGCCATGACGCGAATTGACATGAGTGAATACCAAGAACGCCACAGTGTGAGCCGTTTAGTGGGTGCGCCACCAGGATATGTAGGCTATGATGAAGGCGGACAATTGACTGAAGCCGTGCGTAGAAAACCGTATTCTGTAATCTTGTTGGACGAAATTGAAAAAGCGCATCCGGATACGTTTAATATTCTGTTGCAAGTCTTGGACGAAGGACGTTTGACAGATAATAAAGGACGCTTGGCCGACTTCAAAAACACAATTATCATCATGACGTCTAATATGGGAAGCCAAATTATTCAAGATACTTTTGAAAACTTGAAAGGCGGCATCGAAGCGGCAACAGAGTCGGCCAAAGTAGAAGTGTTAGGCTTATTAAAACAAACCGTGCGACCTGAATTCATCAACCGTATTGACGAAATTGTAATGTTCACCCCTTTAACCAATGACAATATTGCGCAAATCGTAAGCTTACAACTGAAATCGGTCACTAAAATGCTAGCACAACAAGGCATCACAATGGACGCTACGCCTGAAGCGATCGAGTATTTGTCTCAAAAAGGGTACGATCCACAATTTGGAGCCAGACCCGTAAAGCGTGTGATTCAAAGGGAGGTATTGAACCAATTGTCTAAAGAGATATTGGCAGGCAACATCAAAACCGAAAGTATTATTCTTTTGGATGCCTTTGACGGACAATTGGTCTTTAGAAATCAAGGCGAATTGGTCTCCTAA
- a CDS encoding anthranilate synthase component II, with the protein MKKILVIDNYDSFTYNLVHYLEDLDCEVTVYRNDEFEMEDIAHFDKILLSPGPGIPEEAGLLKLVIQHYGPTKSIFGVCLGQQAIGEVYGGTLSNLDKVYHGVATIVTKAVDDELLFEGLENEFEVGRYHSWVVDANLPDCLEATSFDENGQLMSLRHKTYDVRGVQFHPESVLTPNGKKMLENWVKN; encoded by the coding sequence ATGAAAAAAATACTAGTCATAGACAATTACGATAGCTTTACTTACAATTTAGTCCACTATTTAGAGGATTTAGATTGCGAAGTGACTGTGTATAGAAACGATGAATTTGAAATGGAGGATATTGCTCATTTTGACAAAATTTTATTATCGCCAGGCCCTGGAATTCCAGAGGAAGCGGGTTTATTAAAACTAGTCATTCAGCACTACGGTCCTACCAAAAGTATTTTTGGCGTATGCCTAGGACAACAAGCCATTGGCGAGGTCTATGGTGGAACTCTTTCGAATCTAGACAAAGTCTATCATGGCGTAGCTACCATCGTTACGAAAGCGGTGGACGACGAATTGTTATTTGAAGGATTAGAAAATGAATTTGAAGTAGGACGTTACCATTCTTGGGTAGTAGACGCGAATTTACCCGACTGTTTAGAAGCAACCTCTTTTGACGAAAACGGACAACTGATGTCACTTCGCCACAAGACCTATGATGTTAGAGGAGTCCAATTTCACCCAGAAAGTGTATTGACCCCTAACGGAAAGAAAATGTTAGAAAATTGGGTAAAAAATTAA
- a CDS encoding anthranilate synthase component I family protein, with the protein MKSFILNTKYKQILADTITPVSVYLKIRDKFPNSLLLESSDYHGNDNSFSYICCNPIASIKIENETIIKNYPDGSAEKIAINATTDIPAVIQEFSGQFESEKNDFKFINNGLFGYISYDAVRYFEKVNIAKKENSNTIHDVFYAVYQNIIAINHFKNEAYIFCHSLDGKNNIAEIEQLLQSRNIASYSFSKDGQGFSNLTDDEFKHNVALAKKHCYRGDVFQLVLSRRFTQGFKGDEFNVYRALRSINPSPYLFFFDYGDFKIFGSSPEAQIIVKNRKAEIHPIAGTFKRTGDDEKDAVLAKQLSEDKKENSEHVMLVDLARNDLSRNGHDVQVEKYREVQFFSHVIHLVSKVTGHLHDTASTMQVVADTFPAGTLSGAPKHRAMQLIEDYEKTNRNFYGGAIGFMDFKGNFNHAIMIRTFLSKNHQLHCQAGAGIVADSDEESEMQEVYNKLRALNTALDLAETI; encoded by the coding sequence TTGAAATCTTTTATTTTAAATACAAAATACAAACAAATCCTAGCCGACACGATTACGCCGGTGAGTGTGTACTTGAAAATACGTGATAAATTCCCGAATAGTTTGCTTTTAGAAAGTAGCGACTACCACGGAAACGACAATAGTTTTTCGTACATCTGTTGCAATCCGATAGCTTCAATTAAAATTGAAAACGAAACGATTATCAAAAACTATCCTGACGGAAGTGCTGAAAAAATAGCTATCAATGCTACAACTGATATTCCTGCCGTAATACAAGAATTTTCAGGGCAATTTGAATCGGAGAAAAATGATTTTAAGTTCATTAATAACGGTTTGTTTGGTTACATTTCGTATGATGCCGTCCGTTATTTTGAGAAAGTAAACATTGCCAAAAAAGAAAACAGCAATACAATTCATGATGTTTTTTACGCAGTGTACCAAAATATTATCGCCATCAACCATTTCAAAAATGAGGCCTATATTTTCTGTCATAGTTTGGACGGAAAAAACAACATTGCAGAAATCGAACAGTTATTACAATCTCGCAATATTGCTTCCTATTCATTTTCAAAAGACGGTCAAGGATTTTCTAATTTAACCGATGACGAATTCAAGCACAATGTGGCTTTGGCCAAAAAACATTGTTATCGTGGCGATGTGTTCCAATTGGTTTTATCCAGACGCTTTACACAAGGATTCAAAGGCGACGAATTCAATGTTTATCGTGCGTTGCGAAGCATCAACCCTTCGCCTTACCTTTTCTTCTTTGATTATGGCGATTTCAAAATATTTGGTTCTTCACCCGAAGCTCAAATCATTGTTAAAAACCGCAAAGCAGAAATTCACCCGATTGCTGGAACTTTCAAAAGAACAGGTGACGATGAAAAAGACGCGGTTTTGGCCAAACAATTATCCGAAGACAAAAAAGAAAATAGCGAACACGTGATGTTGGTGGATTTGGCCCGAAATGATTTAAGCCGAAACGGACACGATGTACAAGTAGAGAAATACCGAGAAGTACAATTCTTCTCGCATGTGATTCATTTGGTATCCAAAGTAACAGGACATTTACACGATACAGCCTCAACGATGCAAGTAGTAGCCGATACTTTTCCTGCTGGAACTTTGAGTGGTGCGCCAAAACATCGTGCCATGCAATTGATTGAAGATTACGAAAAAACAAATCGTAATTTTTATGGTGGCGCTATTGGCTTTATGGATTTCAAAGGCAATTTCAATCATGCCATTATGATTCGAACGTTCCTTAGTAAAAACCACCAATTGCATTGTCAAGCGGGTGCCGGAATCGTAGCTGATTCTGATGAAGAAAGTGAAATGCAAGAAGTGTACAACAAATTAAGAGCTTTGAATACAGCTTTAGATTTGGCAGAAACAATATAA
- the dnaK gene encoding molecular chaperone DnaK, whose translation MGKIIGIDLGTTNSCVSVMEGQEAVVIPNSEGKRTTPSIIAFVEGGEIKVGDPAKRQAVTNPTKTIASIKRFMGRNFAETAEEAKRTPYKVVKGDNNTPRVDIDGRLYTAQELSAMTLQKMKKTAEDYLGQTVTEAVITVPAYFNDAQRQATKEAGEIAGLKVMRIINEPTAAALAYGLDKKGKDQKIAVYDLGGGTFDISILELGDGVFEVLSTNGDTHLGGDDFDQTIIDWLADEFKAEEGIDLREDPMSLQRIKEAAEKAKIELSSSAETEINLPYVTATASGPKHLVKKLTRAKFEQLSDALVKRSMEPVAKALKDAGLSTSDIDEVILVGGSTRMPRIADEVEKFFGKKASKGVNPDEVVAIGAAIQGGVLSGDVKDVLLLDVTPLSLGIETMGGVMTTLIEANTTIPTKKSQVFSTAADSQPSVEIHVLQGARAMAADNKTIGRFHLDGIPPAPRGVPQIEVTFDIDANGIIKVSATDKGTGKSHDIRIEASSGLTAEEIEKMKKDAEANADADKAAREKAEKLNEADGMIFQTESQLKELGDKLSDDNKVAIEYALTELRMAHQSQDIPAIQTALDNINAAWKKATEAMYAQGEQGQADAQPQGDAQSGDNVEDVDFEEVK comes from the coding sequence ATGGGTAAAATCATCGGAATTGACTTAGGTACCACTAACTCTTGCGTTTCTGTAATGGAAGGTCAAGAGGCAGTTGTTATCCCTAATTCAGAAGGAAAAAGAACAACGCCTTCTATCATTGCTTTTGTTGAGGGTGGAGAAATTAAAGTGGGAGATCCTGCAAAAAGACAAGCAGTAACAAATCCTACTAAAACGATCGCTTCTATCAAGCGTTTTATGGGAAGAAACTTTGCTGAAACTGCTGAAGAAGCAAAAAGAACACCTTACAAAGTAGTAAAAGGAGACAACAATACACCACGTGTAGATATTGATGGTCGTTTATATACTGCGCAAGAATTGTCAGCTATGACACTTCAAAAAATGAAAAAAACAGCCGAAGATTATTTAGGGCAAACTGTAACGGAAGCTGTTATTACAGTTCCTGCTTACTTTAATGATGCACAACGTCAAGCTACTAAAGAAGCTGGAGAAATTGCTGGTTTGAAAGTAATGCGTATCATCAATGAACCAACTGCTGCTGCATTAGCCTACGGTTTAGATAAAAAAGGTAAAGATCAAAAAATCGCTGTTTACGATTTAGGTGGAGGAACTTTTGATATCTCTATTCTAGAATTAGGAGATGGTGTATTTGAAGTATTATCTACTAATGGAGATACACACTTAGGAGGTGATGATTTTGACCAAACAATCATTGATTGGTTAGCAGACGAATTCAAAGCAGAAGAAGGAATTGACTTGCGTGAAGACCCAATGTCTTTGCAACGTATCAAAGAAGCTGCTGAAAAGGCGAAAATTGAGTTGTCATCTTCAGCAGAAACTGAAATCAACTTGCCTTATGTAACTGCGACAGCTTCAGGACCTAAACACTTAGTAAAAAAATTAACAAGAGCTAAATTTGAGCAATTGTCTGATGCTTTAGTAAAACGTTCTATGGAACCAGTGGCTAAAGCGTTGAAAGATGCAGGTTTATCTACTTCTGATATTGACGAAGTAATCTTAGTGGGAGGTTCTACTCGTATGCCAAGAATTGCTGACGAAGTAGAAAAATTCTTCGGTAAAAAAGCGTCTAAAGGAGTAAACCCTGATGAGGTAGTAGCTATTGGAGCAGCTATCCAAGGTGGAGTTTTATCTGGAGATGTAAAAGATGTATTGTTACTTGACGTAACACCTCTTTCTTTAGGTATCGAAACTATGGGTGGTGTAATGACTACATTAATTGAGGCTAACACCACTATTCCAACAAAAAAATCACAAGTATTCTCTACTGCTGCTGATTCTCAACCATCTGTTGAAATCCACGTATTGCAAGGAGCTAGAGCAATGGCTGCTGATAACAAAACAATTGGTCGTTTCCACTTAGATGGTATTCCACCAGCACCAAGAGGAGTGCCTCAAATTGAAGTAACTTTTGATATTGATGCTAATGGTATCATCAAAGTTTCGGCTACTGATAAAGGAACTGGAAAATCGCACGACATTCGCATCGAAGCTTCTTCTGGATTAACAGCTGAAGAAATCGAGAAAATGAAAAAAGATGCTGAAGCAAATGCGGATGCAGATAAAGCAGCTAGAGAAAAAGCTGAAAAATTGAACGAAGCTGACGGAATGATCTTCCAAACAGAAAGTCAATTGAAAGAATTAGGTGATAAATTATCTGATGATAACAAAGTGGCTATCGAGTATGCTTTGACTGAATTGAGAATGGCACACCAATCTCAAGACATTCCAGCAATTCAAACGGCTTTGGACAATATCAATGCAGCTTGGAAAAAAGCTACAGAAGCGATGTATGCTCAAGGTGAACAAGGTCAAGCAGATGCACAACCTCAAGGGGATGCGCAATCAGGAGACAATGTAGAAGACGTTGACTTCGAGGAAGTGAAATAA